The Natronoglycomyces albus genome has a segment encoding these proteins:
- the dusB gene encoding tRNA dihydrouridine synthase DusB, with amino-acid sequence MAGITNIAFRKLCREHGAGLYVCEMITTAALLERNPKTMRMVAFDSSEKPRSLQLYGVDPINMRRAVQMVVDENLADHIDLNFGCSVPKVTRKGGGSAIPWKRGLFRQIVSEAVKAAAPAGVPVTVKMRKGIDEDHLTYLEAGRIAQDCGVAWVALHARTGADRYSGVADWEAIARLKESLDVPVLGNGDIWEANDAIRMVEQTGCDGVVVGRGCLGRPWLFGDLERAFARRNAGSTEPTEPLLPSLGEVAAVMARHARLLVEWIDSGANPEATPGKVSRPEYRRNISAEEHGCKDFRKHVSWYLKGFPVGGDLRRSLAMVSSLSELDDLLGQLDSETPFPRQTLGLPRGRTNTPGKVILPEGWLDDRDDVTVPDGAELDTSGG; translated from the coding sequence ATGGCGGGCATCACCAACATCGCCTTTCGCAAACTGTGCCGCGAACACGGCGCAGGGCTGTACGTCTGCGAGATGATCACCACGGCGGCACTGCTGGAGCGCAACCCGAAGACGATGCGCATGGTCGCGTTCGACTCCAGCGAGAAGCCCCGCAGCCTCCAGCTATATGGGGTCGACCCGATCAATATGCGCCGGGCCGTGCAAATGGTGGTCGATGAGAACCTAGCCGACCACATCGACTTGAACTTCGGCTGTTCGGTCCCGAAGGTCACACGCAAAGGAGGCGGATCGGCCATTCCGTGGAAGCGCGGCCTGTTTCGCCAGATCGTCTCCGAGGCAGTCAAGGCCGCCGCGCCAGCGGGGGTGCCCGTCACAGTGAAGATGCGCAAAGGCATCGACGAGGACCACCTCACCTATCTCGAAGCCGGACGCATTGCCCAAGACTGTGGTGTTGCTTGGGTCGCACTACACGCGCGTACCGGGGCCGACCGCTATTCGGGCGTCGCCGACTGGGAGGCGATCGCCCGGCTCAAGGAAAGCCTCGACGTCCCCGTCCTGGGCAACGGCGACATATGGGAGGCCAACGACGCCATCCGGATGGTCGAACAGACCGGCTGTGACGGGGTCGTGGTGGGACGCGGATGTCTAGGGCGACCCTGGCTCTTCGGAGACCTCGAAAGGGCATTCGCCCGTCGTAACGCGGGCTCCACCGAACCCACCGAACCGCTTCTGCCCTCGCTAGGCGAAGTCGCGGCCGTCATGGCCCGCCACGCGCGTCTACTGGTGGAGTGGATCGACTCGGGCGCCAATCCCGAGGCCACCCCCGGTAAAGTGTCGCGTCCGGAATATCGACGCAACATCAGCGCCGAGGAACACGGCTGCAAAGACTTCCGTAAGCACGTGTCGTGGTACTTGAAAGGATTCCCCGTCGGAGGGGACCTGCGCCGGTCACTGGCGATGGTCTCCAGCCTCAGCGAACTCGACGATCTGCTCGGACAGCTCGACTCTGAGACACCTTTTCCACGGCAAACCCTCGGTTTGCCGCGCGGACGCACGAACACTCCCGGCAAAGTAATCCTGCCCGAAGGCTGGCTGGACGACCGCGACGACGTGACCGTGCCCGATGGCGCCGAGTTGGATACTTCCGGCGGCTAG
- a CDS encoding alpha/beta fold hydrolase — protein MKRTSPLLAVSAAALVGASALLMKTAHADPADSVDQYQPSTIQWQECEDAPRVDCGSIHVPLNWADPGGDTIEIALARRQATNPEARVGTIVMNPGGPGGSGVGAVKGHHWVSEAVLEKFDVVGFDPRGIADSATINCDREDIDRVLEYRWPSNEEDFQHLLTGQEQLVGTCRALTGELFDHVDNLATVEDLDAIRASLGDKQLNFLGYSYGSLMGQQYAQVYPDHVRTLVLDGNMDHSLSTTWEFLETETRAAERNFNAFVAWCDTEPTCAIHGDDIESLYGQLRDAAREGDLVDPVRGPLSFEELNGITFNYANNPGGWEELGQLLADLRAGHSPAAALLQAQEIVNYPLQAIWCLDWDYPVTDFDQWSGYADQLAEEFPNMQWTPYNTHALNCLGYDGEATNPQEPLDIDPELDIVMIGTVHDYATVYEWTQSAAEQSGAALVTYEGFGHTIYGHGYSCIDEAIDAYFLELVVPKDGLSCQRRDYADADANGHLSSTDRPEVPGPFGR, from the coding sequence GTGAAACGAACATCCCCTCTCTTGGCCGTGTCGGCGGCCGCGTTGGTGGGAGCCTCGGCGCTCCTGATGAAGACGGCACACGCTGACCCAGCCGACTCCGTCGACCAATATCAACCCTCCACAATCCAATGGCAGGAATGCGAAGATGCTCCCCGCGTCGATTGTGGTTCGATCCACGTACCGCTGAACTGGGCTGACCCTGGTGGGGACACCATTGAGATCGCCTTGGCTCGCCGTCAGGCGACCAACCCCGAGGCCAGAGTTGGAACAATCGTCATGAACCCGGGTGGACCGGGTGGTTCGGGAGTCGGTGCGGTCAAAGGCCATCATTGGGTGAGCGAGGCGGTCCTTGAGAAATTCGACGTGGTCGGATTCGATCCGCGCGGCATCGCAGACAGCGCGACCATCAACTGCGATCGTGAGGACATCGACCGGGTCCTGGAATACCGCTGGCCCTCCAACGAAGAGGACTTCCAACACCTTCTGACCGGCCAAGAGCAGCTGGTGGGAACCTGCCGCGCGCTTACCGGTGAGCTATTCGACCATGTCGACAACCTGGCGACGGTCGAAGACCTCGACGCGATCCGGGCCTCCCTGGGCGACAAACAGCTTAACTTTCTGGGCTATTCCTATGGCTCCCTGATGGGGCAGCAATACGCGCAGGTGTATCCCGACCATGTCCGCACCCTAGTGCTCGACGGGAACATGGACCACAGTCTTAGTACGACCTGGGAATTCTTGGAGACCGAAACTCGGGCCGCCGAGCGCAACTTCAACGCCTTCGTAGCCTGGTGCGACACCGAGCCCACTTGCGCTATCCACGGCGATGACATTGAGTCACTGTATGGCCAGCTACGTGATGCGGCTCGGGAGGGCGACTTGGTCGACCCGGTCCGGGGCCCGTTGAGCTTCGAAGAGCTCAACGGCATCACCTTTAACTATGCGAACAACCCCGGAGGGTGGGAGGAGCTAGGCCAGCTGCTGGCCGACTTGCGTGCAGGACATAGCCCGGCCGCCGCGCTCCTGCAGGCCCAAGAGATAGTCAACTACCCGCTCCAGGCGATCTGGTGCCTGGACTGGGACTACCCGGTCACTGACTTCGACCAATGGTCCGGTTATGCCGACCAGCTAGCCGAGGAATTCCCGAATATGCAGTGGACGCCCTACAACACCCACGCGCTCAACTGCCTGGGTTACGACGGCGAGGCGACGAATCCACAGGAACCATTGGATATTGACCCTGAGCTCGACATCGTCATGATCGGGACGGTGCACGACTATGCGACCGTCTACGAGTGGACCCAATCCGCCGCCGAACAGTCGGGCGCGGCCCTGGTGACCTATGAGGGCTTCGGCCATACGATCTATGGCCACGGCTATTCCTGCATCGACGAGGCGATTGACGCCTACTTTCTGGAGCTGGTGGTTCCTAAGGATGGCCTGAGCTGCCAGCGGCGGGACTACGCCGACGCGGATGCGAACGGCCACCTCAGTTCCACCGACCGACCTGAGGTCCCGGGGCCCTTCGGCCGCTAG
- a CDS encoding DUF2254 family protein, which produces MPSLRSSQHSSTAAAPRKDRSLFGLMAYAGVAGTAVGVAILAADALIANFLTVEVSNVESARTLIGSILGGIITVAVFSLWMRTVVVGLVSDQFSPRTMAAFLSDRFQHRLLSVMAGAIVIEAVLLLGLSENPEDPAPPLATLAAIAVALLAVGGVLLAIRRAIKALTLPEVVRELTEKVIEVLDSQERSDTQVEWQPPHEHGQTVYAASTGWVRRVDTDALMEAMPPGCVVHLHTRTGDFVTHRRAIATVSLGRESDRCELEAIANAIHIGRTRDASIDLALALGQLVDVSSHALNGGKDSATAHEALVHVGAALEEITAARLRPVHRADDEGRRLFDDKAWLAHDHVRLFARRMRGAAAIEPLAARNMLQLFWHLRKTAQEVADAQVIAEVDHQVRVLLNLAEHHGMAEHELEQLRETVEESFTDQAAQAPPPTRE; this is translated from the coding sequence ATGCCTTCATTGAGATCCTCACAGCACAGTTCTACTGCTGCGGCTCCGCGCAAGGACCGGTCTCTCTTTGGGCTCATGGCATACGCGGGCGTGGCTGGTACCGCCGTGGGAGTGGCGATTCTGGCCGCGGACGCGCTCATAGCAAACTTCCTCACCGTTGAAGTGAGCAATGTCGAGTCTGCACGCACCCTTATCGGTTCCATCCTCGGAGGAATCATCACCGTAGCGGTGTTCAGCCTGTGGATGCGGACCGTGGTCGTCGGCCTGGTGTCCGACCAGTTCTCCCCGCGCACCATGGCGGCCTTCCTCAGCGACCGATTTCAACACCGTCTGCTGTCGGTGATGGCCGGTGCGATCGTGATCGAAGCCGTTTTGCTGCTGGGGCTGTCCGAAAACCCCGAAGACCCCGCTCCCCCACTGGCGACGCTAGCGGCCATCGCTGTCGCGCTGCTGGCAGTCGGGGGCGTTCTGTTGGCGATTCGCCGGGCCATCAAGGCTTTGACGTTGCCCGAGGTCGTGCGAGAGCTAACTGAGAAGGTCATCGAAGTGCTCGACTCGCAAGAGCGTAGCGATACCCAGGTGGAATGGCAGCCACCGCACGAGCACGGGCAAACCGTCTACGCGGCTTCCACCGGCTGGGTTCGACGGGTCGACACAGACGCATTGATGGAGGCGATGCCGCCGGGCTGTGTGGTTCATCTGCATACCAGGACCGGGGACTTCGTGACCCATCGCCGGGCCATCGCGACGGTATCGCTAGGACGTGAGAGCGACCGCTGTGAGCTGGAGGCCATCGCCAATGCGATCCATATCGGACGCACTCGCGACGCGTCGATCGATTTGGCGCTGGCGCTGGGGCAGCTGGTGGACGTGTCGAGCCATGCTCTCAATGGCGGCAAGGACTCCGCGACGGCTCACGAGGCGCTGGTACACGTCGGGGCGGCGCTGGAGGAAATCACCGCCGCCCGCCTGCGTCCGGTCCATCGGGCCGACGATGAGGGACGCCGACTGTTCGACGACAAGGCTTGGCTCGCCCACGATCATGTGCGATTGTTCGCCCGCCGCATGCGCGGCGCGGCCGCCATCGAGCCACTCGCGGCCCGCAACATGTTGCAGTTGTTCTGGCACTTGCGCAAGACCGCCCAAGAGGTCGCAGATGCCCAGGTGATCGCGGAGGTCGATCACCAGGTGCGGGTCCTACTCAATCTTGCCGAGCATCACGGCATGGCTGAGCACGAACTAGAACAACTACGCGAGACCGTCGAGGAGAGCTTCACCGATCAGGCCGCCCAGGCACCTCCGCCCACGCGGGAATGA
- the sigJ gene encoding RNA polymerase sigma factor SigJ, whose translation MDPLGEHRPMLFGLAYRLLGSVADAEDVLQDAYLKWRSVSHEEIRQPRRYLSRIVTRAAIDRLRARGSHETYVGQWLPEPVLTSTPAQLLDPAETAERRDSVAIATLHIMERLDPVERAVYVLRQAFELPYVQIAETVQRSEGHCRQLFRRASARLDEDQRHFSPSRAEHAALLASFLAAACQGDVPALRALLHEEVVAWTDSGGATKAARNPIVGADKTSRFFAGVYGLRDGMTTTFVELNGAPGAIMRLADFTQAISFAVHDGRISGAFVVSNPDKLTTIAGV comes from the coding sequence ATGGATCCGCTCGGAGAACATCGCCCCATGCTGTTTGGTCTGGCCTACCGGCTGCTGGGCAGCGTCGCCGATGCTGAGGACGTGTTGCAAGACGCCTACCTGAAGTGGCGTAGCGTCAGCCACGAAGAGATTCGGCAGCCGCGACGTTACCTGTCGCGCATTGTCACCCGTGCCGCCATCGACCGGCTTCGGGCCCGGGGTAGCCACGAGACCTACGTGGGTCAGTGGCTGCCCGAGCCTGTGCTCACCTCAACGCCAGCGCAGCTACTAGACCCGGCTGAGACGGCCGAGCGACGCGACTCGGTGGCAATCGCAACGCTGCACATTATGGAGCGTCTCGACCCAGTGGAGCGGGCCGTATACGTACTGCGGCAAGCCTTTGAGCTTCCCTACGTCCAGATAGCCGAAACGGTCCAGCGCTCCGAAGGACACTGCCGGCAGCTCTTTCGACGGGCCTCGGCACGTCTGGACGAGGATCAGCGACACTTCTCGCCCAGTCGAGCCGAACACGCTGCGCTACTGGCGAGCTTCCTGGCCGCCGCGTGCCAAGGCGATGTTCCGGCGCTACGCGCGCTTCTGCACGAGGAAGTCGTGGCCTGGACTGATAGCGGTGGAGCTACGAAGGCCGCCCGCAATCCCATCGTCGGTGCCGACAAAACTAGCCGCTTTTTCGCTGGAGTCTATGGACTACGCGATGGGATGACGACGACGTTCGTCGAGCTCAATGGCGCGCCCGGAGCGATCATGCGCCTGGCCGATTTCACCCAGGCGATCAGCTTCGCTGTTCATGATGGACGTATCAGTGGGGCATTTGTGGTCTCCAACCCGGACAAACTGACCACTATCGCTGGGGTGTGA
- a CDS encoding carboxymuconolactone decarboxylase family protein — protein sequence MSERMDISQAAPDGYKAVLNLEMYVREAVEHSLLELVKLRASIINECAYCVDMHSRDALAAGEDSRRLFTVAAWRESPFFSQRERAALALTDEVTTLGREGVTDQVWSQATAAFSEKELADLLLAICTINVWNRIAVPTRKAPPQTV from the coding sequence ATGAGCGAACGTATGGACATCTCGCAGGCCGCTCCCGACGGCTACAAGGCTGTACTCAACCTGGAGATGTATGTCCGTGAGGCCGTGGAGCACTCGCTACTGGAACTAGTGAAGCTCCGCGCCTCGATCATTAACGAATGCGCATACTGCGTGGACATGCACAGCCGTGACGCACTAGCGGCCGGGGAAGACTCGCGCCGGTTGTTCACTGTCGCGGCCTGGCGTGAATCCCCGTTCTTTTCGCAGCGGGAGCGGGCGGCATTGGCCCTGACCGACGAAGTCACCACCCTCGGCCGAGAAGGCGTGACCGACCAGGTTTGGTCACAAGCCACTGCGGCGTTCTCCGAAAAGGAGCTGGCCGACCTGCTCCTGGCCATCTGCACCATTAACGTGTGGAACCGAATCGCCGTACCCACCCGGAAGGCCCCGCCCCAGACGGTGTGA
- a CDS encoding alpha/beta hydrolase family protein: MVRTLTRTSRTWLTAVATVPLVAAGCGSQDRNEQPLELDSQVEEGPYEVMTDPVEAENVAGRFGGGTLYYPDDNSETYAVIVAAPGLGARENMVSWYGDLLASHGFILLTMDTLATNDQPDARGAQILEALEYVIEDSAASAIADPHSRGVLGHSMGGGGALVAAAEGDIDAVVALTPYYGADRDWSALTAATLIIGGEYDQVTTNEEHAEPLYEAIDNSQQKAYLNLYGDHFVANSPSRIVTEQVVAWFTLFLDEDSTYANRLCPPPQPGEGIVEYRDTCPS; encoded by the coding sequence ATGGTACGAACTTTGACCCGAACCTCCCGCACGTGGCTCACGGCAGTGGCGACAGTCCCGCTGGTGGCGGCCGGATGCGGCAGCCAGGACCGGAACGAGCAACCGCTTGAACTTGACTCTCAGGTCGAAGAAGGCCCCTACGAGGTGATGACCGACCCGGTGGAGGCAGAGAACGTCGCGGGTCGCTTCGGCGGAGGAACTTTGTACTACCCGGATGACAACAGCGAAACCTATGCGGTGATCGTTGCCGCTCCTGGACTTGGCGCGCGAGAGAACATGGTCTCGTGGTACGGGGACTTGCTGGCCTCGCACGGGTTCATTCTTCTCACAATGGACACGCTGGCGACGAACGATCAGCCAGACGCACGTGGTGCGCAGATACTCGAGGCGCTGGAATACGTCATCGAGGACAGCGCGGCCTCAGCCATCGCCGACCCGCACAGCCGGGGAGTATTGGGGCATTCGATGGGCGGAGGTGGTGCCCTCGTAGCCGCCGCCGAGGGCGACATCGACGCGGTCGTCGCCCTCACTCCCTACTACGGCGCCGATCGTGACTGGTCGGCGCTGACCGCCGCCACCTTGATCATCGGCGGTGAGTACGACCAGGTTACGACAAACGAAGAGCACGCCGAACCGCTCTACGAAGCCATCGATAACTCCCAGCAGAAGGCCTATCTCAACCTGTACGGCGATCACTTTGTGGCTAACTCTCCCTCGCGGATCGTCACCGAACAGGTCGTGGCCTGGTTCACGCTGTTCTTGGACGAGGACTCCACTTATGCGAACCGGCTGTGTCCGCCGCCGCAGCCTGGTGAGGGCATCGTCGAATACCGCGATACCTGCCCCAGCTAA
- a CDS encoding DUF4234 domain-containing protein has protein sequence MLIVKHRQPAVTWILGIVTLGIYNLIWMAKICDEVQNVNPQGRKNVGGANAVLSCLFGFITLMIWPIINWFKFCESMKQQQQAVGIAPSFSTGVATLLVFVFGTHVIYVQSQQNLVVTTAEANAAAATHHPQQPLAA, from the coding sequence GTGCTCATTGTCAAACACCGTCAACCAGCCGTCACTTGGATTCTCGGAATCGTCACCCTCGGCATATACAACCTCATATGGATGGCGAAAATCTGTGACGAGGTACAGAATGTTAATCCGCAAGGGCGTAAGAATGTTGGCGGCGCAAATGCCGTCCTTTCATGCCTCTTCGGATTTATCACCCTCATGATTTGGCCGATCATCAATTGGTTCAAATTCTGCGAATCGATGAAACAACAACAGCAAGCCGTCGGCATTGCCCCCTCGTTCAGCACGGGAGTAGCCACGCTACTGGTTTTTGTCTTCGGCACTCACGTCATCTACGTCCAGTCGCAGCAAAACCTAGTAGTGACCACCGCTGAAGCCAATGCGGCCGCGGCAACGCATCACCCTCAGCAGCCCCTGGCTGCCTGA
- a CDS encoding RtcB family protein, translated as MTFTELVKQGHRATAPIRLWGDPDAVEDSARQQLHNIAALPWVHGVAVMPDVHYGKGATVGSVIAMQGAVSPAAVGVDIGCGMTAQLTSLTAADLPDNLRKLRANIERDIPVGRGAHKRAVDPDAIKLDIGHWWEFWNGFSDLVKGASSSLKGKAHKQMGTLGGGNHFIEVCLDGQDRVWLMLHSGSRYIGNALAMHHIEKAKQLPHNQDLPDPDLAVFVADTPQMRQYRQDLYWAQEYAKRNRAVMMGLLRGVIRRQFPTVSFEPEISAHHNYVSEETHDGQELLVTRKGAIRAGRGDMGIIPGSMGAASFIVRGLGNGNAYDSASHGAGRKMSRTKARNEFTAEDLRAQTAGVECRKDGGVIDEIPSAYKDIHEVMAAQTDLVEIVAQLKQIVCVKG; from the coding sequence ATGACTTTTACCGAACTCGTCAAGCAAGGCCATCGCGCCACGGCTCCCATTCGCCTATGGGGAGACCCAGACGCAGTCGAAGACTCCGCGCGTCAACAACTGCACAACATCGCCGCCCTGCCTTGGGTACATGGAGTGGCGGTCATGCCCGACGTCCACTACGGCAAGGGCGCGACTGTCGGATCGGTGATCGCGATGCAAGGAGCGGTGTCGCCCGCAGCTGTCGGCGTCGACATCGGCTGCGGAATGACTGCCCAGCTCACCTCGCTGACAGCCGCTGACCTGCCCGATAACCTGCGCAAACTGCGTGCCAACATTGAGCGAGACATTCCGGTCGGGCGTGGAGCCCACAAGCGGGCCGTCGACCCCGATGCGATCAAGCTCGACATCGGCCACTGGTGGGAGTTCTGGAACGGATTCTCCGACCTCGTCAAGGGAGCCTCCTCGTCGCTGAAGGGCAAAGCGCACAAGCAGATGGGAACCCTCGGCGGCGGTAACCACTTCATCGAAGTGTGCCTCGACGGGCAAGACCGCGTATGGCTGATGCTGCACTCCGGTTCCCGCTATATCGGTAACGCGCTGGCGATGCACCACATCGAGAAGGCCAAGCAGCTGCCTCACAACCAGGACCTGCCTGATCCGGACCTGGCGGTGTTCGTAGCCGACACCCCACAGATGCGGCAATACCGCCAAGACCTGTACTGGGCGCAGGAATACGCCAAGCGCAACCGGGCGGTCATGATGGGTCTGCTTCGTGGTGTCATCCGCCGGCAGTTCCCCACGGTCTCTTTCGAACCTGAGATCTCGGCGCACCACAACTATGTCTCCGAGGAGACTCACGATGGCCAGGAGCTGCTCGTCACCCGGAAGGGCGCAATACGCGCTGGACGCGGTGACATGGGAATCATTCCCGGCTCCATGGGCGCGGCAAGCTTCATCGTGCGTGGGCTGGGAAATGGCAATGCGTATGATTCGGCCTCGCATGGTGCCGGTAGGAAAATGAGCCGCACCAAGGCGCGCAACGAGTTCACTGCCGAGGACCTGCGGGCGCAGACCGCTGGTGTGGAGTGCCGCAAAGACGGTGGCGTGATCGATGAGATCCCATCTGCCTATAAGGACATCCACGAAGTGATGGCGGCCCAGACCGACCTGGTGGAGATTGTTGCCCAGCTCAAGCAGATCGTCTGTGTCAAGGGCTGA
- a CDS encoding type B 50S ribosomal protein L31: protein MKPGIHPDYAPIIFRDKGADWAVLTRSTMTSTETMEWEDGQTYPVIDVQISAASHPYWTGQQRVIDDEGRVAKFRRRYGKTSS, encoded by the coding sequence ATGAAACCGGGAATCCATCCTGACTACGCACCAATCATCTTCCGGGACAAAGGCGCGGACTGGGCCGTGCTCACCCGTTCGACCATGACGTCCACCGAGACGATGGAATGGGAAGACGGCCAAACCTACCCGGTTATCGACGTGCAGATTTCGGCCGCCTCACACCCGTACTGGACCGGCCAACAGCGAGTCATCGACGATGAGGGCCGAGTGGCGAAGTTCCGTCGCCGCTATGGCAAGACCAGTTCGTGA
- a CDS encoding CobW family GTP-binding protein, with the protein MTYLSAPGAGTTRRDDLRPAVTLLAGLNPVATRDVADNLLQADPTLLVVEHELTELLVNGTVIRTVRDGNGVLEDEKFAPDHPCLSCTLREDLLPTLVRLAKTHPRRDLVVALPAAVEPEAVAAVCTWCLVDGKPVTDSVRLDSVVTVCDSASIALSLESPDDLADRGINAADNDHRALADVACRQIEYADTVVLWTAGTDITFDDARVSVLLQRLNPWAAHLHTYGLTPAALASELLRSERYAETTPDLIGRGLEGFGVGVNEPVADCGVTATVFRTRRPFHPQRLHESLDGIASISLRGRGHLWIASQHSTAVAWESAGGGVSMGSLGKWMAAAEDADWDDISPQRHVAASLNWTPEWGDRENHLAFIGVGMDVEHIHRLLSYSLLTDEEIAAGAKAWESYEDPFAGCFPLTDEDVA; encoded by the coding sequence ATGACCTACCTCAGTGCCCCCGGGGCCGGAACGACTCGACGCGACGATCTGCGGCCCGCGGTCACACTGTTGGCCGGCCTCAACCCCGTGGCCACCCGAGACGTCGCCGACAACCTGTTGCAGGCCGACCCGACCCTGCTAGTGGTGGAGCACGAACTCACCGAGCTGCTCGTCAACGGGACTGTCATACGGACCGTCCGCGACGGCAATGGAGTACTGGAGGATGAAAAGTTCGCCCCGGACCACCCGTGCCTGTCGTGCACGTTGCGCGAAGACCTCCTCCCAACCCTGGTGCGTCTGGCCAAGACTCACCCGCGCCGCGACCTCGTCGTCGCCCTCCCCGCCGCCGTCGAACCCGAGGCAGTGGCGGCCGTGTGCACCTGGTGCCTCGTCGACGGCAAGCCCGTCACCGACTCGGTACGCCTAGACTCGGTGGTGACCGTGTGCGACTCGGCCTCAATCGCCCTGTCACTAGAGAGCCCCGATGACTTGGCCGACCGAGGAATCAATGCGGCCGACAACGACCACCGAGCGCTGGCCGACGTGGCCTGCCGTCAAATTGAATACGCCGACACCGTGGTGTTGTGGACGGCTGGCACCGACATCACCTTTGACGACGCGCGCGTAAGCGTGCTGCTACAGCGGCTGAACCCGTGGGCGGCGCATCTGCACACCTACGGACTCACCCCCGCTGCCCTCGCCTCCGAACTACTGCGCAGCGAGCGCTACGCCGAGACAACTCCCGACCTCATTGGCCGGGGTCTGGAAGGCTTCGGCGTTGGCGTCAACGAACCGGTGGCCGACTGCGGCGTCACGGCCACCGTCTTTCGCACCCGCCGCCCGTTTCATCCCCAACGCCTCCACGAATCACTGGACGGCATTGCCTCGATCAGCCTGCGCGGACGCGGACACCTGTGGATTGCCTCGCAACACTCGACCGCCGTGGCCTGGGAGTCCGCCGGTGGCGGCGTCTCCATGGGGTCGCTGGGCAAGTGGATGGCAGCCGCCGAAGACGCCGACTGGGACGACATCAGCCCCCAACGCCATGTCGCGGCCTCCCTGAACTGGACCCCCGAATGGGGAGACCGGGAAAACCATCTGGCCTTCATAGGAGTGGGCATGGACGTGGAGCACATTCACCGCTTGCTCTCGTACAGCTTGCTAACCGACGAGGAAATCGCGGCCGGGGCCAAGGCCTGGGAGTCCTACGAGGACCCCTTCGCGGGCTGCTTCCCATTGACCGACGAAGACGTCGCCTGA
- the rpmB gene encoding 50S ribosomal protein L28 has translation MAKKCDVTGIGPSYGNNVSHSQRKTRRRWEPNLQRRRYWLPSEQRWIRLRVSTTAIKIIDKRGIEAVVADMRKRKGAHG, from the coding sequence ATGGCCAAAAAGTGTGACGTCACTGGCATCGGACCCAGTTACGGCAACAACGTCTCCCACTCACAGCGCAAAACGCGCCGCCGCTGGGAGCCCAACCTGCAACGGCGACGGTACTGGCTACCCAGCGAACAGCGTTGGATTCGCCTTCGGGTCTCGACCACCGCCATCAAAATCATCGACAAGCGCGGTATCGAGGCCGTCGTCGCCGACATGAGGAAGAGGAAGGGCGCTCATGGCTAA
- the rpmG gene encoding 50S ribosomal protein L33, producing MAKKSTDIRPVIKMRSTAGTGFTYVTTKNRRNNPDRLRLRKYDPVIKRHVEFREER from the coding sequence ATGGCTAAGAAATCAACCGATATCCGGCCGGTCATCAAAATGCGCTCGACCGCAGGCACCGGATTCACCTATGTGACCACCAAGAATCGCCGCAACAATCCCGACCGTCTGCGCCTGCGCAAGTACGACCCGGTCATCAAGCGGCACGTCGAATTCAGAGAGGAACGCTAA
- the rpsN gene encoding 30S ribosomal protein S14 has translation MAKKSAVVRQQKRTVLVERHRQRRQELKQIISDVNTPADERARAVHKLASLPRDSSPSRLHTRDVVDGRPRAVYRKFGLSRVRLREMALRGELPGVRKASW, from the coding sequence ATGGCCAAGAAGAGCGCCGTGGTCAGGCAACAAAAGCGCACAGTTCTGGTAGAGCGCCACCGCCAAAGGCGGCAAGAGCTAAAGCAGATCATCAGTGACGTGAACACACCGGCCGACGAACGAGCCAGGGCCGTACACAAGCTGGCGTCGCTGCCACGAGACTCCTCCCCTAGCCGCCTACACACTCGCGATGTCGTCGACGGGCGGCCCCGCGCGGTATACCGCAAATTCGGTCTCTCCCGCGTGCGGCTACGCGAGATGGCCCTCCGCGGAGAACTCCCCGGGGTCCGCAAAGCCTCCTGGTGA